In the Terriglobia bacterium genome, one interval contains:
- a CDS encoding 3-hydroxyacyl-CoA dehydrogenase family protein, which yields MKRSSWPDKPANFPVGVVGLGLMGTSVATCLLAAGHPLAAVEIDDNKRRSARRRILNYLRQMKKEGLLRSDPNEVIGRLTVSNGYASLETSHLVVECVFENLSVKKDVLRKLEGAVSPKSIIGTNTSGLPVTVLQEGAQHPERIVGIHWGEPAHITRFMEIICGKHTNRKYADDAAALSHRWGKEPSIVRRDIRGFITNRCMYALLREAFYLVEAGYATVADVDRSLRNDLGYWITLAGPFRFMDLTGIPAYAAVMKDLFPELNCAQKVPALMRKVVKSGARGVSNAKGFYSYTPQEAARWEKQFMKFSYEIRALAQRYPEVTVKQERAKK from the coding sequence ATGAAGCGATCCAGTTGGCCGGACAAACCAGCAAACTTCCCGGTTGGCGTGGTCGGATTGGGATTGATGGGGACCAGCGTCGCCACATGCCTGCTGGCCGCCGGCCATCCTCTTGCCGCGGTAGAAATCGATGACAACAAACGGCGGAGTGCACGACGCAGAATTTTGAATTATTTGCGCCAGATGAAGAAGGAGGGGTTGCTGCGCTCCGATCCAAACGAGGTAATCGGCCGACTGACGGTCTCCAACGGGTATGCAAGTTTGGAAACGAGTCATTTGGTTGTCGAATGCGTTTTCGAGAACCTCAGCGTTAAAAAAGACGTTCTCCGAAAATTGGAGGGGGCGGTCTCTCCTAAGAGCATCATTGGCACCAACACTTCAGGCCTGCCCGTCACGGTGTTGCAGGAGGGAGCACAACATCCGGAGCGAATAGTCGGCATCCACTGGGGTGAGCCCGCCCACATCACCCGTTTCATGGAAATCATATGCGGAAAACACACCAACCGAAAATATGCGGACGACGCGGCGGCCCTATCCCATCGATGGGGGAAGGAGCCCTCCATCGTCAGGCGTGACATTCGAGGCTTTATCACTAACCGTTGCATGTACGCGTTGCTGCGCGAGGCTTTCTACCTGGTGGAGGCTGGTTACGCTACAGTCGCTGACGTGGACCGCTCGCTGCGGAATGATCTCGGGTATTGGATAACTTTGGCCGGACCCTTCCGCTTTATGGACCTCACGGGCATTCCGGCATACGCGGCGGTGATGAAAGATTTGTTTCCAGAACTGAACTGCGCCCAGAAGGTGCCCGCCCTGATGCGCAAGGTTGTGAAATCAGGCGCGAGGGGCGTATCCAATGCCAAGGGGTTTTACAGTTATACGCCGCAGGAAGCCGCGCGATGGGAAAAG